The Streptomyces sp. NBC_00162 genome window below encodes:
- a CDS encoding L-aspartate oxidase — protein sequence MSTPGRGLPSDGAGAGAGTGIRLHAPAPGWSVDADVVVVGSGVAGLTAALRCAAAGRRTVVVTKARLDDGSTRWAQGGIAAALGEGDTPEQHLDDTLVAGAGLCDEAAVRLLVTEGPDAVRRLMATGAVFDTSAETGEIELTREGGHHRRRIAHAGGDATGAEISRALVEAVQAAGIRTVENALVLDLLQDARGRTAGVTLHVMGEGQHDGVGAVHAPAVILATGGMGQVFSATTNPSVSTGDGVALALRAGAEVSDLEFVQFHPTVLFLGPDAEGQQPLVSEAVRGEGAHLVDADGVRFMVGQHELAELAPRDIVAKGIMRRMQEQGAQHMYLDARHFGAEMWEQRFPTILAACRSHGIDPVTEPVPVAPAAHYASGGVRTDLQGRTTVPGLYACGEVACTGVHGANRLASNSLLEGLVFAERIADDIAAQALSGNGPGIPVPATGPLQPAEARHEIQRIMTDGAGVLRSADSLRTAAEALEGLYATALNNLEAHGKTAEPGVDTWEATNLLCVARVLVAAAQRRVETRGCHWREDHPDRDDAAWRRHLVVRLSATEKRALVVTPTDSADFPSVHVPLSTQSLEQ from the coding sequence GTGAGCACCCCAGGCAGAGGCCTCCCGTCGGACGGCGCGGGCGCAGGCGCAGGCACCGGCATACGGCTGCACGCGCCCGCCCCCGGCTGGTCCGTCGACGCCGACGTCGTGGTCGTCGGCTCCGGCGTCGCGGGGCTGACCGCGGCGCTGCGCTGCGCCGCCGCCGGCCGCCGTACGGTCGTGGTCACCAAGGCCCGGCTCGACGACGGCTCCACCCGCTGGGCCCAGGGCGGCATCGCCGCGGCCCTCGGCGAGGGCGACACCCCCGAGCAGCACCTGGACGACACGCTGGTCGCGGGCGCGGGCCTGTGCGACGAGGCGGCCGTCCGGCTGCTCGTCACCGAAGGCCCGGACGCGGTACGGCGGTTGATGGCCACGGGCGCCGTCTTCGACACCTCCGCGGAGACCGGGGAGATAGAACTGACCCGCGAGGGCGGCCACCACCGGCGCCGGATCGCGCACGCGGGCGGCGACGCCACCGGGGCCGAGATCTCCCGGGCGCTCGTCGAAGCCGTGCAGGCCGCGGGGATCCGTACCGTCGAGAACGCCCTCGTACTGGACCTGCTCCAGGACGCGCGGGGCCGTACGGCCGGGGTCACGCTGCACGTCATGGGCGAGGGCCAGCACGACGGCGTCGGCGCCGTCCACGCGCCCGCCGTGATCCTCGCGACCGGCGGCATGGGCCAGGTCTTCTCCGCGACCACCAACCCGTCGGTGTCCACGGGCGACGGGGTGGCGCTCGCACTGCGCGCCGGGGCCGAGGTCTCGGACCTGGAGTTCGTGCAGTTCCACCCGACGGTGCTCTTCCTCGGCCCGGACGCCGAAGGTCAGCAGCCCCTCGTCTCGGAGGCGGTCCGCGGCGAAGGCGCCCACCTCGTCGACGCGGACGGGGTGCGCTTCATGGTCGGCCAGCACGAGCTCGCCGAACTGGCCCCCCGCGACATCGTCGCCAAGGGCATCATGCGGCGCATGCAGGAGCAGGGCGCGCAGCACATGTACCTGGACGCCCGGCACTTCGGCGCCGAGATGTGGGAGCAGCGCTTCCCGACCATCCTCGCCGCCTGCCGCTCCCACGGCATCGACCCGGTGACCGAGCCGGTCCCGGTCGCGCCCGCCGCGCACTACGCCTCCGGCGGCGTACGGACCGACCTGCAGGGCCGCACCACCGTCCCGGGCCTGTACGCGTGCGGCGAGGTCGCCTGCACCGGTGTGCACGGCGCGAACCGGCTGGCCTCCAACTCCCTGCTGGAGGGGCTGGTCTTCGCCGAGCGCATCGCCGACGACATCGCCGCCCAGGCGCTCTCCGGCAACGGCCCCGGCATACCGGTACCCGCGACCGGCCCGCTGCAGCCCGCCGAGGCGCGGCACGAGATCCAGCGGATCATGACGGACGGCGCGGGCGTGCTGCGCTCGGCCGATTCGCTGCGTACCGCCGCCGAGGCCCTCGAGGGCCTGTACGCGACCGCCCTGAACAACCTCGAAGCGCACGGCAAGACCGCCGAACCCGGGGTGGACACCTGGGAGGCCACGAACCTGCTGTGCGTGGCCAGGGTGCTGGTCGCCGCCGCGCAGCGGCGCGTGGAGACCCGCGGCTGCCACTGGCGCGAGGACCATCCGGACCGGGACGATGCCGCCTGGCGCCGCCATCTGGTCGTCCGGCTGTCGGCGACCGAGAAGCGGGCGCTGGTCGTCACCCCCACCGACTCCGCGGACTTCCCGTCCGTGCACGTACCCCTCAGCACCCAGAGCCTGGAGCAGTGA
- the panC gene encoding pantoate--beta-alanine ligase codes for MTGLLLHTAEELHQLPRTGRRAVVMTMGALHEGHATLIRSAREQAGPGGQVVVTVFVNPLQFGANEDLDRYPRTLDADRLIAEEAGADAVFAPAVDEVYPGGDPQVRISAGPMGERLEGATRPGHFDGMLTVVAKLLHLTRPDLALFGQKDAQQLALIRRMVTDLNFPVEVVGVPTVREEDGLALSSRNRYLSPAERRTALALSRALFAGQDRLAAQAALRARAEASPASDERASALAKLGEIRASADAHAVSAAGTGLPDAVRAAAHHVLVEAGRHEPPLVLDYLALVDPQDFTDAAPEFTGQAVLAVAAKVGTTRLIDNIPLEFGAHS; via the coding sequence GTGACCGGGCTGCTGCTGCACACCGCGGAGGAGCTGCACCAGCTCCCGCGCACCGGCCGCCGGGCCGTGGTGATGACCATGGGCGCCCTGCACGAGGGCCACGCCACCTTGATCCGCTCCGCCCGCGAGCAGGCCGGACCGGGCGGCCAGGTCGTCGTCACCGTCTTCGTCAACCCCCTGCAGTTCGGGGCGAACGAGGATCTCGACCGCTACCCCCGCACTCTCGACGCCGATCGGCTGATCGCCGAAGAAGCGGGCGCCGACGCGGTGTTCGCCCCCGCCGTCGACGAGGTCTACCCGGGCGGCGACCCCCAGGTGCGGATCAGCGCCGGCCCCATGGGCGAGCGCCTCGAAGGGGCCACCCGCCCCGGCCACTTCGACGGCATGCTGACCGTCGTCGCGAAGCTGCTCCACCTCACCCGGCCCGACCTGGCGCTCTTCGGCCAGAAGGACGCACAGCAACTGGCCCTGATCCGGCGGATGGTGACCGACCTGAACTTCCCCGTCGAGGTGGTCGGCGTACCGACCGTCCGCGAGGAGGACGGGCTCGCGCTGTCGTCCCGCAACCGCTACCTCTCCCCGGCCGAACGGCGTACCGCCCTGGCCCTGTCCCGCGCCCTGTTCGCCGGGCAGGACCGGCTCGCCGCGCAGGCGGCGCTGCGCGCCCGCGCCGAGGCCAGCCCGGCCAGCGACGAGCGGGCCAGTGCGCTGGCCAAGCTCGGCGAGATCCGCGCCTCCGCCGACGCGCACGCCGTCTCGGCGGCGGGCACCGGGCTGCCGGACGCCGTACGGGCCGCCGCGCACCACGTCCTGGTGGAGGCGGGCCGCCACGAGCCGCCGCTCGTACTGGACTACCTGGCGCTGGTGGACCCACAGGACTTCACCGATGCCGCGCCCGAGTTCACCGGGCAGGCCGTGCTGGCCGTCGCCGCGAAGGTGGGCACGACCCGGCTGATCGACAACATCCCACTGGAATTCGGAGCACACTCGTGA
- a CDS encoding Rossmann-like and DUF2520 domain-containing protein, which produces MNPSQQPRPARLTIGVVGAGRVGPALARALQQAGHLPVAVSGVSDASVRRAARMLPDVPLVTPAQVFEKADLVLLTVPDDALPSLVEGLAETGAIRPGQLLVHTSGRYGTAVLDPARRAGALPLALHPAMTFTGTEVDVQRLAGCSFGVTAPDELRLAAEALVIEMGGEPEWIAEENRPLYHAALALGANHLVTLVAQSMELLGKAGVEHPDRMLGPLLGAALDNALRSGDAALTGPVARGDAGTVAAHVSELRKHAPGAVAGYLAMARTTADRALAHGLLKPELAEDLLGVLADTDPDGSDQ; this is translated from the coding sequence GTGAATCCATCACAGCAGCCACGCCCTGCCCGGCTGACGATCGGCGTCGTCGGAGCCGGCCGGGTCGGCCCCGCGCTGGCCCGTGCGCTCCAGCAGGCCGGGCACCTGCCCGTCGCCGTGTCCGGCGTCTCCGACGCCTCGGTGCGCCGCGCCGCGCGGATGCTGCCCGACGTGCCCCTCGTAACGCCCGCACAGGTATTCGAGAAGGCCGACCTGGTCCTCCTCACCGTGCCGGACGACGCGCTGCCGTCCCTGGTCGAGGGCCTCGCCGAGACCGGTGCGATCCGGCCCGGGCAGCTCCTCGTCCACACCTCCGGGCGGTACGGGACCGCCGTGCTCGACCCGGCGCGCCGCGCGGGCGCGCTGCCGCTGGCCCTGCACCCCGCGATGACCTTCACCGGCACCGAGGTCGACGTGCAGCGGCTGGCCGGCTGCTCCTTCGGCGTCACCGCCCCCGACGAGCTGCGGCTCGCCGCCGAGGCCCTGGTCATCGAGATGGGCGGGGAGCCCGAGTGGATCGCGGAGGAGAACCGTCCGCTCTACCACGCGGCCCTCGCCCTCGGCGCGAACCACCTGGTCACGCTGGTCGCCCAGTCGATGGAGCTGCTGGGCAAGGCCGGAGTCGAGCACCCCGACCGGATGCTCGGCCCGCTGCTCGGCGCCGCCCTCGACAACGCCCTGCGCTCCGGCGACGCGGCCCTGACCGGCCCGGTGGCCCGCGGCGACGCCGGTACGGTCGCCGCGCACGTCTCGGAGCTGCGCAAGCACGCGCCCGGCGCGGTCGCCGGGTACCTGGCGATGGCCCGCACCACCGCCGACCGGGCCCTCGCGCACGGACTGCTCAAGCCCGAGCTCGCCGAGGACCTGCTCGGCGTCCTCGCGGACACCGATCCCGACGGGAGCGACCAGTGA
- a CDS encoding threonine aldolase family protein, with translation MSDDNEVAERENELEDERADEREKRQVAAWRAAEHKLSHCLREPTVAELLAPLAEAPYDMDQPADVYGNGVVAELERRVARLLGTEDAAFFPSGTMAQQVALRCWAGRTGNPVVALHPMSHPERWEGDALSTVSGLRVVHPTTEARQPSAAEVSDLAEPFGTLMLELPLRDAGFVLPSWEELEALADAAREREAVVHFDGARLWESTVHFGRPLAEIAALADSVYVSFYKSLGGLSGAALAGPRSFVEETRVWRHRYGGQIFRQFPQALAALAGLERELPRLPSYVAQARMVAAALGPAFAAAGIPWSRIHPERPHTHQFQVWLPYDPDHLTEAALRTAEETGRVLFRRWSATGVPGLAMTEAEVTEPGLSWTPPDVAAAVSAFAARL, from the coding sequence ATGAGCGACGACAACGAGGTTGCAGAGCGGGAGAACGAGCTCGAGGACGAGCGCGCGGACGAGCGTGAGAAGCGGCAGGTGGCGGCCTGGCGGGCGGCGGAGCACAAACTGTCGCACTGCCTGCGCGAACCCACCGTGGCGGAGCTGCTGGCGCCGCTCGCCGAAGCCCCGTACGACATGGACCAGCCGGCCGACGTCTACGGGAACGGCGTGGTCGCCGAGCTGGAGCGGCGGGTCGCGCGGCTGCTGGGCACGGAGGACGCGGCGTTCTTCCCGAGCGGCACCATGGCGCAGCAGGTCGCGCTGCGCTGCTGGGCCGGGCGGACCGGGAACCCGGTGGTGGCGCTGCACCCGATGAGCCACCCCGAGCGGTGGGAGGGGGACGCCCTCTCGACGGTCTCCGGGCTCCGGGTGGTGCACCCGACGACGGAGGCCCGCCAGCCGTCGGCGGCGGAGGTCTCGGATCTCGCGGAGCCGTTCGGCACGCTGATGCTGGAGCTCCCCCTGCGGGACGCGGGCTTCGTCCTCCCCTCCTGGGAGGAGCTGGAGGCGCTGGCCGACGCGGCCCGGGAGCGGGAGGCGGTGGTCCACTTCGACGGGGCCCGGCTGTGGGAGTCCACGGTGCACTTCGGCCGCCCGCTGGCGGAGATCGCGGCGCTCGCCGACTCGGTGTACGTCTCGTTCTACAAGTCGCTCGGCGGCCTGAGCGGGGCGGCGCTGGCCGGGCCGCGGTCGTTCGTGGAGGAGACCCGGGTCTGGCGCCACCGGTACGGCGGCCAGATCTTCCGCCAGTTCCCGCAGGCCCTGGCCGCGCTGGCCGGGCTGGAACGGGAGCTGCCGCGGCTGCCGTCGTACGTGGCGCAGGCGCGGATGGTGGCCGCTGCGCTGGGCCCGGCCTTCGCGGCGGCCGGGATCCCGTGGTCCCGGATCCACCCGGAGCGGCCGCACACCCACCAGTTCCAGGTCTGGCTCCCGTACGACCCGGACCACCTGACGGAGGCGGCCCTGCGCACGGCGGAGGAGACGGGGCGCGTCCTGTTCCGCCGGTGGTCTGCGACGGGCGTCCCGGGCCTGGCGATGACCGAGGCCGAGGTCACGGAACCGGGCCTGTCCTGGACCCCGCCCGACGTCGCCGCGGCGGTGTCGGCCTTCGCGGCCCGCCTGTAG
- a CDS encoding DUF397 domain-containing protein: MTAQPMWQKSSFCGEGEDACVYVSAAPGTLVRVADRADPAHLVLATTQAAWADFLAAVKETG, from the coding sequence ATGACCGCTCAGCCCATGTGGCAGAAGTCCTCGTTCTGCGGCGAGGGAGAAGACGCCTGCGTCTACGTCTCCGCCGCCCCCGGCACCCTCGTGCGCGTCGCCGACCGGGCCGACCCCGCCCACCTCGTGCTCGCCACGACCCAGGCCGCCTGGGCCGATTTCCTGGCCGCGGTCAAAGAGACCGGCTGA
- a CDS encoding BlaI/MecI/CopY family transcriptional regulator: MPRPLGELEDAVMTRVWQWNRPVTVREVLEDLQQERSIAYTTVMTVMDNLHQKGWVRREAEGRAYRYTAVSTRAAYSAALMNEAWSTSDNPAAALVAFFGMMSAEQREALRDAVRIVQHDDEAAEAAEAAGATGAAESAPESANAEGDSAERTGGPGR; this comes from the coding sequence GTGCCTCGCCCCTTGGGAGAACTCGAAGACGCCGTCATGACGCGGGTGTGGCAGTGGAACCGCCCGGTCACCGTTCGGGAAGTGCTGGAAGACCTCCAGCAGGAACGGTCCATCGCGTACACCACGGTGATGACCGTTATGGACAATCTTCATCAGAAGGGCTGGGTCCGCCGGGAAGCGGAAGGCCGCGCCTATCGATATACGGCGGTCTCCACCCGCGCCGCATACTCGGCCGCACTGATGAACGAAGCGTGGTCGACGAGCGACAACCCCGCGGCCGCCCTCGTCGCCTTCTTCGGCATGATGTCCGCGGAACAGCGGGAAGCCCTCCGGGACGCCGTTCGGATCGTCCAGCACGACGACGAAGCGGCCGAAGCGGCCGAGGCCGCCGGAGCAACCGGAGCGGCGGAGTCCGCCCCCGAGTCCGCGAACGCCGAAGGGGACTCCGCCGAGCGTACGGGGGGACCGGGGCGATAG
- a CDS encoding amino-acid N-acetyltransferase: MGEFSAAHAETVTIRRARTGDVPALRRLLDQYVQQRILLDKAPVVLYEDIQEFWVAERDSDGQVVGCGALHVMWEDLAEVRTLAVDRDLKGAGVGHLVLEQLLRTARTLGVSRVFCLTFEVDFFAKHGFVEIGETPVETDVYMELLRSYDEGVAEFLGLERVKPNTLGNSRMLLHL; this comes from the coding sequence ATGGGAGAGTTTTCCGCTGCACATGCAGAAACAGTGACGATCCGCCGTGCCCGCACCGGTGATGTTCCCGCGCTGCGCCGCCTGCTCGACCAGTACGTGCAACAGCGGATCCTGCTCGACAAAGCCCCGGTCGTCCTTTACGAGGACATCCAGGAGTTCTGGGTCGCGGAACGCGACTCCGACGGCCAGGTGGTCGGCTGCGGCGCTCTCCACGTGATGTGGGAAGACCTCGCCGAAGTCCGTACTCTCGCCGTCGACCGCGACCTGAAGGGCGCCGGCGTCGGTCATCTGGTGCTGGAGCAGTTGTTGCGGACGGCCCGCACGCTCGGGGTGAGCCGGGTTTTCTGTCTGACCTTCGAAGTGGACTTCTTCGCGAAGCACGGCTTCGTCGAGATCGGCGAGACCCCGGTCGAGACCGATGTCTACATGGAGCTCCTGCGTTCCTATGACGAGGGTGTCGCCGAGTTCCTCGGTCTCGAACGAGTGAAGCCGAACACCTTGGGCAACAGTCGGATGCTTCTGCACCTCTGA
- a CDS encoding histone-like nucleoid-structuring protein Lsr2, translated as MAQKVQVLLVDDLDGGEADETVTFALDGKTYEIDLTTANAEKLRGLLDPYTKGGRRTGGRATTARAKGRASATTGNPDTAEIRAWAKENGYNVNDRGRVPAEIREAYEKAKA; from the coding sequence GTGGCACAGAAGGTTCAGGTCCTTCTTGTCGACGACCTCGACGGTGGCGAGGCGGACGAGACGGTGACGTTCGCTCTGGATGGCAAGACCTACGAGATCGACCTCACCACCGCCAACGCTGAAAAGCTCCGCGGTCTGCTCGACCCGTACACCAAGGGCGGCCGCCGCACCGGTGGGCGCGCGACCACGGCCCGCGCCAAGGGCCGCGCCTCGGCCACGACCGGTAACCCGGACACCGCCGAGATCCGCGCGTGGGCGAAGGAGAACGGTTACAACGTGAACGACCGCGGCCGCGTCCCGGCCGAGATCCGCGAGGCCTACGAGAAGGCCAAGGCCTGA
- a CDS encoding SCO3374 family protein, producing MAFSTVGAPTVPLPRVPAEEAAYASWYERVLGWPVTGGPPVQLVTGSRFDVLELPSDAGAALLRRPVDTGPVALMGRRMRFLVAAGSAEELDGLLDWLEWGGVALDLAALGAGGRITAPAPPGPPPGPREAAVWLRPPEQGCEALLPALPGLPGRGAGPARGPDLVRLVAAAATECHRARLRRRATPCGQALAFS from the coding sequence ATGGCCTTCAGCACCGTCGGAGCCCCCACCGTCCCGCTGCCCCGCGTCCCGGCCGAGGAGGCCGCGTACGCCTCCTGGTACGAGCGGGTGCTCGGCTGGCCGGTGACGGGCGGGCCGCCCGTCCAGCTCGTCACGGGGTCCCGGTTCGACGTCCTGGAGCTGCCGTCCGATGCGGGGGCGGCGCTCTTGCGCAGGCCTGTCGACACGGGCCCGGTGGCGCTCATGGGCCGCAGGATGCGGTTCCTGGTGGCCGCGGGGAGCGCAGAAGAGCTCGACGGGCTGCTCGACTGGCTGGAGTGGGGCGGGGTCGCCCTGGATCTCGCCGCCCTGGGTGCGGGTGGCCGGATCACCGCCCCGGCTCCCCCGGGACCGCCCCCTGGCCCTCGGGAGGCCGCCGTGTGGCTGCGACCCCCCGAGCAGGGGTGTGAGGCACTGCTGCCGGCCCTGCCGGGTCTCCCCGGGCGGGGCGCCGGGCCCGCACGCGGGCCCGATCTCGTACGCCTGGTGGCGGCAGCGGCGACGGAATGCCACCGCGCGCGCCTCCGGCGCCGTGCGACTCCGTGCGGTCAGGCCTTGGCCTTCTCGTAG